Genomic window (Verrucomicrobiaceae bacterium):
TTCTTCGCCACTCTGCGGGACTGTTTTGGCGCCCGTGATGATGGGACCGCAGTCGTAGTCGATGATGTCGGGCATTCGTTCAGCGAGCGTGGTATTGGTGCTGAGTTTTAAGGTGGGGCAAATCGGGTTGCCGGTGGGCGTGCCTAGTCCGGTTGTGAAGAGGATCATCGTACAGCCTGCTCCAGCTAGCGCAGTTGTGCTTTCGACATCGTTGCCTGGGGTGCAGCAAAGGGTGAGCCCTCCATGTTGGCGGATGGGCTCGGCGTAGTCGCAAACATCGACAATGGGTGCGCTGCCGCCTTTTTTGGCGGCTCCAGCTGATTTGATGGCATCCGTAATGAGTCCGTCACGAATGTTGCCAGGACTTGGATTGGCATCGAATCCACTGCCGCATGCTCGAGCAGCGTTTTCATATGCACGCATGAGGGTGACGAATTTATCGGCGATCTCGGGGGTGATGCAGCGGTCGCAGAGGCTTTGCTCGACGCCGCAGAGCTCGGGGAATTCGCTCAAGACAGGTGCACCTCCTAATGCGGCGAGCAAATCTGCTGTGTGACCGATGGCTGGATTGGCACTGATGCCGCTGAAGCCATCACTGCCGCCGCACTCGACGGCCATGATGAGATCGCTCAACGGGGCGGGGCTGCGTGTTTGCTCGTTGGCGGTGGTGAGGGCGAGAAATGTGTCGCGGATGGCACGCTGCATCATGTCGCGTTCGGATTGGCTTTTTTGCTGTTCGTAGATGAGCAGTGGTTTTTCGAGTCTGGGGTAGAGTGCGGCCATTTCCTGCTCGAGGAGGCTGATCTGTGCATGTTGGCAGCCTAAGCTGAGGATAGTGGCTCCTGCGACATTCGGGTTATGGATGTAGCCAGCGAGTAGGCGGCATAGCGCTTGTGCATCCTGCCGTGTGCCTCCACAGCCGAGTCCGTGTTCGAGGAATTTGACACCATCGACGTTGGGAAAGTGGCGCGTAGCTTTCTCTTCATGCTCACTCTCCATTTGAGCGGCGATTATTTCGTCTGCGGATGCTCCTCGACGATGTAGGTCGATGATTTTCCGTGCAAAGCGTTCATACGGCGAGGTTTTGCCGTAGCCGAGCTCCCTCACGAGTGCTTCCCGCATGAAGCCTAGATTGCGATTTTCGCAAAAGACGAGGGGGATGACGATCCAGTAGTTCGCCGTGCCAGCTGGGCCATGGGGCCGCTGATAGCCTTGGAAGGTGCGGCCCGTCCAGCGTGTGATGTCTGGTGGTGTCCAGGTGTAGGCGCTTTGTTTCCCGGTAAAGGTAGCGCTGGAGTGCTTCAGGTTGCTCGTGTGGAGCAGGCTACCACGAGCAATAGGCTGGGTGGCAATACCGACGAGTACACCGTACATGATGACTCGTTCGCCAGCGGCGAGATCACGTGCTGCGAATTTTTGCTTGGCGGGGATTTTTTCGTGCAGGGTCCAGGTCTCTGTACCGAGTGTGAAGGTGGAGCCAGGAGGGAGATCGCGGAGGGCGACGATGGCGTCGTCGGCAGGATGGATGCGGAGGGCGGGTATCATGTCCGTTTTCTTTAAAGCGGTGGTCAGTGGGCAGGGCAACGATGAAAACTGCTTTCACCCGCACTGGGCCGGTGTAAGCAAAATTGACGCTATGTCTTTCCAAGAATCATCCATTGCTATCCTCTCCCCTGGTTTGCTGGGCGGCTCGCTCATACTGGCGATTCGGAAAAAATACCCGCTGGCGACGATTCGTGTCTGGGCACGACGTGCAGAGGCGCTGGATGAGGTGAAGGCGCGGGTGCCCTCTGCTATTTGCTGCACGACGATCGCAGAGGCGGTGGCGGATGCGAGCCTGGCGGTGCTGTGCATGCCGGTCGAGCACATGCTGGCTGCGGCGGAGCAGATCGGCGCAGCGCGTGTGCGGCCTGAACTCATCGTGACGGATGTGGGTAGTGTGAAGGGGGCTGTGGTCAGTGCGCTAGAGCCTGTCTTGGCACAAAAAGGCATCACCTTCCTCGGTAGCCATCCGATGGCCGGATCGCATGCGACGGGCATGGCCCACGCACGAGCGGATTTGTTTCAAAATGCCGCGTGCTTGATCACGCCGACCGAGAGGACTCCGGCTGAGGCGCTAGAGCGTCTGAAGAGCTTCTGGTCCACATTAGGCTGCCACCTCTTGATCAAATCGCCCACCGAGCATGATCGCTGCGTGGCACGGGTCTCACATTTGCCCCATGTGATGGCTGCTTTGACCACTTTGGCCGCTTTGCGGGCAGATCCCAGTCATGTCGCTGCTGCGGCTGGTGGCATGCGTGACACGACACGCGTAGCAGCCGGCGATCCAGGGCTGTGGACAGGTATTTTGAGTCAAAACCGTGCAGAGGTGCTAGCGGCGCTCCAGGATGCGGCCCTGCATTTGCAGGCTTTGACTCAAATTTTATCGCAGCATCATGACACGGAGCTGCATGACCTTTTGAGTGAGGCCAAGTCGCTGCGTGATCTCATCACGCCGCATGGCGGATGATCTTTTGCTTCTCGTCCAACAATCCATCATGGAGCTCACATTGCCCGATTGACGGCACTGAGCACGGCTTTGATGGAGGCGAGCTCGATATTGGTATCGACCCCGGCACCCCAGACCAGCTTTCCTTGGGCCGTTTTGATTTGGATAAAGGCGAGTGCCGCGGCCTGCGTGCCGGAGCTTAGGCTCTGCTCGCGGTAAGTGCTGACTTCGAAGCTCGTTGCACCAGCATCCTTGATGAGCGCATCGGCAAAGGCTGCGATAGGGCCATTTCCGGTGCCGGTAATGCCACGTTCTTTACCATGAACGACAAGACTACTGCGACAGGTGAAGACGCCGTCCACGCCATCGGCATGGAAGTGGTAGAGCTGGTAGGGAGTCTCACGGAGGATGTATTCGTCCCAGAACATCTGCTTCAACTCGGCACCGCTGACCTCACGACCGAGTTTATCGACGATGTCATTGGCGATGGGGCCGAACTCACGCTGCATGTCCTTCGGTAGCTCGATGCCGAATTCGCTCTCTAGAAGATACGCGACGCCGCCTTTTCCGCTCTGGGAGTTCACGCGGATGACTTCGTGGTATTCGCGACCGATGTCGTTCGGGTCAATGGTGAGGTAGGGCACATCCCAGATGGATTTGTGCTCGTTGTAGCCGCTGAGTCCCTTCTTAATCGCATCCTGATGGCTGCCGCTGAAGGCTGTGAAGACGAGTTCACCGGCATAGGGCTGGCGTGGGGGCACGGTCATGCCGGTGGTGCGCTCATACATGGCGATAAGGCCATTCATATCGCTAAAGTCGAGCTGGGGAGCGATGCCGTGCATGTAGAGATTCATCGCGACCTGCACGATGTCGAGATTCCCCGTGCGCTCACCATTGCCGAACAAAGTGCCCTCTACGCGATCCGCTCCTGCGAGCAGGCCCAACTCCGTGGCGGCTGTACCGGTGCCGCGGTCATTATGCGTGTGCAGACTGATGATGAGGCTGTCACGGTTTTTGATGTTTGTGCAGATCCACTCGATCTGGTCGGCATACACATTCGGCATGCAGACCTCCACGGTATCGGGCAGATTGAGGATCATTTTATGCTGCGGCGTAGGCTGCCATACATCCATGACAGCCTCGCTGATTTCTTTGGCGAATTCGACCTCGGTGGCGCTGAAGCTCTCTGGCGAGTATTGCAGCGTGACGTGCGTACCACCGGCGGTGAGGCGGTGCAGGCGGTCTTTGATCATCTGCGCTCCTTTGATGGCCACGGTGATGATTTCCTCCTTCGACTTCCCGAAGACATACTTCCGCTGCGCAGGCGAAGTGGAGTTGTACATGTGAATGACGACCTTTTTGGCCCCGATGAGGCTTTCGACGGTTTTTTCAATCAAATCCTCCCGCGCCTGCACCAGGCACTGGATCGTGACATCGTCTGGGATGCGCTTTTCCTCGATGAGGCGGCGGTTGAAGGCGAACTCGGTGTTCGAGGCAGAGGGAAAGCCGACTTCGATCTCCTTGAAGCCGCATTTCACCAGTGCATCGAACATATCGAGCTTCTGCGACACATTCATGGGCACAGCGAGGGCTTGGTTGCCATCACGCAGATCGACGGAGCACCAGATAGGGGCTTTGGAGATGGTTTGAGAGGGCCAGCGGCGGTTTGGGAGCGAGACGGGGTCGAAACGCTGGTATTTGGCGGACGGATTTTTTAACATGAAAAGTGCAGAGCAAAGGATGATTGACGGTGCTGGGCGGTGCCAGAATGAGAACGCAGCCGTGACATGACGGCTAGGGGGGTATGACGAGGAAACGCGGGCCGCCTACCCTCGCGTGAGTCGCAGGGTAAGGAGAAGCAGAGCCGTGGCGGGCGTGGTCATGGTATGGCGAATGAAAGCAGGGGCAGGCCGAAGGTCAAGGTGCGGTAAACAACAAAGCCGGACCTCGCGGTCCGGCTTTGTGGGTGGGTGGGTGGAAGTAGCGTGCTGGAGGCTTACTTCTTCTGAAGGGGAGCCGTTTCGGCACCAGCGGGGACTTTGTCCGCAGGGACGAGCTTCCACAGGGCTCCGCGCTCACTGGTGTAGGGATCGACGGGGCCGCCGTAGTTGGCCGTGGCGTGGGTGAGGTAGAGATTGCCCTCGGAGTCAAAGCCGCTGCCAGTGGGGCGCAGCGGGGTGTCGAGATCGAGGAACTCCTGCATCTGGTATTTGTCGCCTTCTTTGGCGATGCCCCAGACCTTGCCACTGCCCCAGTCGGCGCAGAAGTAGGTGCCTTCGAGGCTCGGATGGGCCTTGCTGCGGCTGACACCGATGTTGATGACGCAGATGCCTTGATCGACGTGGCTGTATTCGGCCACGGGGAGCACGCCGACGCGTGGATTGTCCTTCTCGGTCTCTAGCGGGAAGGTGTGGCTGCCACACATGAATTTCCAGCCGTAGTTCTCGCCGCCTTTGCTGCCCGCAGGCTGCATATTGATCTCTTCCCAGTGGTTTTGACCGATGTCGGCGATCCAGAGGTCGCCGGTCTTCGCGTCAAAGCTGAAGGTCCAGGGATTGCGCAGGCCGTAGGCCCAGATCTCGGGTTTGGCTTTCGGATGGATCTTGGAGAAGGCCAACTCGGTGACGCCAAAGAGGGTCATCTGCTGTGGCAGGGTGATGAAGGGATTGTCCTTCGGCACGCTGTAGTTGCGATCGGGTGTGGTGTTATCCACGTCGATGCGGAGCATCTTGCCCATGTGGGTGTGCAGGTCCTGACCGGCGCTGATGACATCGCCCTCCCAGCCGCCGTCGCCGACGCCGATGTAGAGGTAGCCATCCGGCCCAAAGGCGATCTGGCCGCCGTGGTGATTGCAGTAGGGGAAGTCGAGCTGCATCAGCACTTTGATGCTGTCCATGTCCGCCTGATCGGGCTTGTCCTTCTTCGCCTTTACCTCAGCGATCATGCTGGCTCCATTGAACCACAAGTCGGAGTAGCAGAAGAAGATACGACCGTTCTCATTGAACTTCGGATGGAAGGCGATGCTGAAAAGACCGAGTTCGAGGAAGGAGCTGATGGTCTTGTCCTTGATGTCGAGGAAGGGCTTTCTGTTCACTTTGCCGTCTTTGACGATCTGGATGACTCCAGGACGCTCGGCGACGAACAGGCGGCCGCTGCCATCCGGTGCACCAGCGACGGCGACGGGATCGACGAGGTCGCCCGCGACTTTAACGAGGGCGATTTCAGTTTTGCCAGGCAGTTTGCCGCCGGGCTGGATGGTCTGTGCCATGGAGGCAAAGGGCAGCGCGAGCGCTGTGATCGAGGTCAGGAGTGTGTGAGTCGGTTTCATGGGAAAAAGGAGCCGCGAGGCTATGAAATGACTCATACGGCGGCAAGAGTTAAAATGACGCATCACAAAAACCTTCCATCTGACCACCAGCCTACCCTCTGGCCGCTCTGACATCTCATGATGATACTCGGACAGCCTTCTCCCCTGCCCTAGCGTCCTCCACGCTGAACTTCACCGGCAAAAACTGCTCGATGAGCGCCATGTTCGTCCGCGTGTGATCGGTGATGGCGAGCGTGTGAAACACCCCACCGCCTGAAAGGGCCATGGGCAGAAGGAGCTGATCCGCCAGATGGACGCCCACCGGTGCTGGGGAGGCCAAATAGCTGCGCTGGCCCTTCGCCGCACCGGTGGCGACGGCTTCGGCGGATTTGCCGAGCTGGGCGATGCCGGTGCTGATCTCGCACACGTTCGCAAAGCGGGCACCGAGCAGGATGGCATTGCCGGGGCCTGGGCTGTCGTTCGCGTAGCGGAGGTCGATGTGGTTTTCGGGCCATTCGAGGATCTTGGAGGCGGTCACGATTTCGCGTTTGGCGATCTCGCCGGGCAGATGCGCATGCAGCACGCGGCCAAAAGTCTCCACCGGCTCACCGCGTTCGGTGAGCTTGAGCTTCTTCCACTTCTTGATCGGCCCGATTTCCGCCGTGAGCACGCCACCGCCTGCCTGCATGAAGCCGGGGCGCTCCAGTGTGACCTTAGCATCGACGCCCATGCTCCACAGCACCGGTAGGAAGCATTGCTCGATGAACTCGAACGGCGGTGCCATCGGGTTGTGCGTGCCGCCTTCGATGCGCAGCGTGCTGGAGGCCTCGGCATGAAGCAGCGCGGGCAGAAGCGTCTGCAAAACAAGCGTCGTGCTGCCGCCGGAGCCGATGGCGAACGAGTAATCGCCCGCCGCGACCTTCCCAGGCTGGAAAAAGAGTTCCGTGGAGCCGAGATCGGCCCCTTCGACCTCCGCGCCGCAGACTTCCGCCGCAGCTTTCACGCAGGTCAGATGCTGCCGCATCAGCCCTGGCTTCGGACGCTTCCCGCGAATGTTCGTCATCCGAAACGCCCGCCCCGTGACCAGCGCCAGCGACAACGAAGACCGCAGCAACTGCCCGCCGCCGGATTCGCCGGAGATAGAGAGGATGGAGGTGTGTTTTTCATGGTTGATTCATTCATTGCGGGTTTTTGGGCAGGAGGTTAGAATGCAGGCGTTATGAGCGCGATCACCTTTGAGCTTCCGATCACGGGCCTGCCAGACATTCATCTGGCTGAATGCGGCGCTACAAATCAAGCACCTCGTAAATGTCGCCGGATCCAAGACGGGCGACGGCGGCAGTCCACGATGGCTCTTATCATGACGGCTTCGTTTTCGACGGTGTAGAAGATGGCGAAGGGAAATCGCTTGGAGAGTGCTCGGTGATATTGGCGGTAGGGCCGGAGATGGATGCCTGCGGTGAGATGGAGGCCGTCAATATCGGTATAGAGCTGACGCAGAAAGTAGTCACCGAGGCCAGGCTCCTGCTTCTCGTAGAAACGAAAGCCTGCGATGAGGTCGTCCTTGGCGAGATCGAGAATCTGAATTTTCATCGGACAGCTTCTCGAATTTCCCGTTTCGCGTCCTCCCAGTCGATGAATCTTACGGTGCCTGCGGCGATGGCGGACTCGCGTTCATCGAGCAAGTTTTGCTGCCATGCAGGCACTTCAAGTTCGGCCTCTGAAGCCGCGATATCGTCCCAGAGCGTCTCCATGACGAAGAGCTTCTCTTTAAGCGACATTTGGTGAAGGGCTTGGAGCGAGATCATGGATTTATGGTAGAGGTTTTGAGATTCGATTGCCAATCAAATCTACTCAGCATCAATCATCCGCCTCCGCCGCGTCTTTGATGACGAAGCGGGCCTTCAGTTTGCAGACTTGCTGGGCGAGGCCGGCGGACTCGACGCTGTGGAGGACTTCTTTGAGGTCTTTGTAGGCGTTGGGGGCTTCGTCGATGGGGTATTGGCGGGCGTTGTAGAGGATGTCGTGGGTTTCGAAGTCGGCGTTGACCTCGTTTTGATTGAGATTGCGGGCGGCGGCTTTGCGGCCCATGCAGCGGCCGGCACCGTGGTTGACGCTGAAGCAGCTTTTCACGGCATCGGGCTTCGCGACCATGACGACGGAGCCATCGCGTGGGTTGCCGGGGAGGAGGATCGGGTGACCGGTCGCGGCAAAAGGCGTGTCTTTGAGCGCGTGGTGGCCGCCGGGGAAGGCGCGGGTGGCTCCTTTGCGGTGGACCCAGGCGAGCTGGTCGTTCACGACTTCCTGACGCGCGATGTTGTGGCTGATGAAGTACACGAGCTGCCCTTTCGTGCCGGGAAGCACTTCTTGGAAGGCTTCCAGCACGAGCGCATTGATGAGCATGTGGTTCACGGTGGCGAAGTTCGCCCCGAGCGCCATGTCGTCGAGATAGGCGTCCGCTTCGGGCGTTCCGAGCGGGGCATAGACGAGCTGTTTGTCCTCGGCTGGGAATGCGAGGCCCCAGGTGCGGAAGAAGCCTTCCAGAGCCTTGAACTGGCGCTGCGCGAGGATGTTCCCGAATCCGCGAGATCCGCAGTGGCTGAGGAAGGCGACGTGATTGTCCCGCAGGCCGAAGACCTCGGCGGTGCGGCGCATCTCGGCGTCGTCGGCTAGCTGCACGACCTCGCACTCACCGAAGTGGTTTCCACCACCGTAGGAGCCGAGCTGGGTCATTTTGTTCTCAAAGCCAGGGAAGCCGTTGAAGGCTCGCATTTTGTCGAGGCGCTCGTGCAGCGTGGAGACGTTTCCATCGTGGCCGAGGTGGGCGCTGTCTTCGCAACGCTGCGCCCACTCGGGCGGGATGCCGAGGGCTTCGCACACGCTGCGGCTCGCGCCTTCGGTGCAAACCTGCACGCCGAGATCGGCGGAGACGCGACGGGACTTTTTCGCTTCGCGTTGTCCACGGCCCGCGCCGGTCGGCGTGCGCTCGATGATGGCGTCGATGAGGCGACGGCGAATGGTTTTGTCGATGATTTCATCGGCGGGGATGTCCATCTGGAGCAGCGACATGGAGCACTTGATGTCCACGCCGACGGGTCCTGGATAAATGTGCGTCGGCGAGACCATCACGCAGCCCACCGGCGCTCCGTAACCGCTGTGCGCATCGGGATTGAGCACGAGATCGGTCACGCCCGGAGCCGAGCGGGAGTTCAGCGCCTGCTCGATGCAGGACGGGTCAAAGCCCGCGCGGATCGCCTCCGTCCCGATGACGGTGATGGGCTTTCCCGCGTTGTTGCGGGCGGGGAGGATGGCTTCGGCTTCGCCGGTGATGTGGAAGGGGGAGTTCATTTATGATTTATGACTTTTGATTTATGATTTGGAGAAAAGGCGGTGACGACAAGGATTGATGAAACGTGTTACTCCGCTCTACCGCTGAGCTACGGTCCCGAAGAAATTGGAAAAGGTGGGACCGGAGGGATTCGAACCCCCGACCTGAGGCTCCGTAAGCATGTAGTTCCATCGGCATTCGTCACCATTTGAGGTGATTGGTTTTTGAAAAGAAGGTGGCGACAAGGGTGGAGAGACTTCGCCGCATGGCTGCGGGGCGAGATTTGAACTCGCTGGTTACCAGATGTAGTCCGCTCCGGCATTCGCCAGGATTTGGGGTGATGATTTGAAAGTGGTGATGGCGACAAGGTGATCGAGAAACGTTTCAATTGCTCTACCGACTGAGCTACTGCCGAAGCAGGCAGGGATCGAACCTGCGACCAGTTGAGTTCATGTAGTTCCTCAGGGCATTCGCCATCATTTAGGAAATGGGTGAGAGATGGAGCCTGGTGACAAGGATTGGAGAGACGTGACAGTTTGGAATGTAGTCCGCTCCAGCATTCACCAGGCTCCAAAGGGGGTGTTAAAGTGGGATTTTCTCGATCTGGCCGACCCAGTGGTCGCCGGTGAGTTCACCGCTCGCGAAAGCGGCAATCACCTGAAACACGGAGTCGGAGAAACCGCCGATGTTGAGGATGTCCTCGCGCTCTTTGGCCTGCGTGGTCGCGTATGGCTGGATGTCGAGGCATACGAGACGGGCTTTTGGATTCCGCTGCTTGAACTTCATCCATTCGCTCATCGTGCGCGTGGCGGAGCCACCGAAACGGCCATGCTGAGGCGTGTCCATCCACGACTCGTTATCGGAGACGTAGATCACCAGATCGGCCTGCACCTTGCGGGCATTCAGATCGATGAGCACGGCGCTGCAGTTCGTCCCACCGCAAGGCAGAGACGCGAGCTTCTGCGCGTTCGTCATCACGGAATCACGCGGATTCAGCTTCACACGAACGACATTGGTCTCAAACGGCAGCACGTCGGCATCGCGGTTCTGGCGCAGGAAGGCGGCGGCGACGAGCGCGGCGACATCGATGCAGCGCACCTTGCTCGTGGCACCCTTGCGGACACCAGTCACAGGTGAGTGCATGGAGCCGGACACGTCCGGAGCCACGATCACTTTACCAACCACCACAGGCACATTGGAGACGGCGATCTCCATCGCATCCTGCAGCGCCTCCTTCACCTCGTGCGGCACTTCCGCGCCGACGTTGTGATAAGCG
Coding sequences:
- a CDS encoding altronate dehydratase, which translates into the protein MIPALRIHPADDAIVALRDLPPGSTFTLGTETWTLHEKIPAKQKFAARDLAAGERVIMYGVLVGIATQPIARGSLLHTSNLKHSSATFTGKQSAYTWTPPDITRWTGRTFQGYQRPHGPAGTANYWIVIPLVFCENRNLGFMREALVRELGYGKTSPYERFARKIIDLHRRGASADEIIAAQMESEHEEKATRHFPNVDGVKFLEHGLGCGGTRQDAQALCRLLAGYIHNPNVAGATILSLGCQHAQISLLEQEMAALYPRLEKPLLIYEQQKSQSERDMMQRAIRDTFLALTTANEQTRSPAPLSDLIMAVECGGSDGFSGISANPAIGHTADLLAALGGAPVLSEFPELCGVEQSLCDRCITPEIADKFVTLMRAYENAARACGSGFDANPSPGNIRDGLITDAIKSAGAAKKGGSAPIVDVCDYAEPIRQHGGLTLCCTPGNDVESTTALAGAGCTMILFTTGLGTPTGNPICPTLKLSTNTTLAERMPDIIDYDCGPIITGAKTVPQSGEEILELVLATASGSYTPKAVALGQDDFLPWKRGVSL
- a CDS encoding prephenate dehydrogenase/arogenate dehydrogenase family protein, with amino-acid sequence MSFQESSIAILSPGLLGGSLILAIRKKYPLATIRVWARRAEALDEVKARVPSAICCTTIAEAVADASLAVLCMPVEHMLAAAEQIGAARVRPELIVTDVGSVKGAVVSALEPVLAQKGITFLGSHPMAGSHATGMAHARADLFQNAACLITPTERTPAEALERLKSFWSTLGCHLLIKSPTEHDRCVARVSHLPHVMAALTTLAALRADPSHVAAAAGGMRDTTRVAAGDPGLWTGILSQNRAEVLAALQDAALHLQALTQILSQHHDTELHDLLSEAKSLRDLITPHGG
- the leuA gene encoding 2-isopropylmalate synthase, giving the protein MLKNPSAKYQRFDPVSLPNRRWPSQTISKAPIWCSVDLRDGNQALAVPMNVSQKLDMFDALVKCGFKEIEVGFPSASNTEFAFNRRLIEEKRIPDDVTIQCLVQAREDLIEKTVESLIGAKKVVIHMYNSTSPAQRKYVFGKSKEEIITVAIKGAQMIKDRLHRLTAGGTHVTLQYSPESFSATEVEFAKEISEAVMDVWQPTPQHKMILNLPDTVEVCMPNVYADQIEWICTNIKNRDSLIISLHTHNDRGTGTAATELGLLAGADRVEGTLFGNGERTGNLDIVQVAMNLYMHGIAPQLDFSDMNGLIAMYERTTGMTVPPRQPYAGELVFTAFSGSHQDAIKKGLSGYNEHKSIWDVPYLTIDPNDIGREYHEVIRVNSQSGKGGVAYLLESEFGIELPKDMQREFGPIANDIVDKLGREVSGAELKQMFWDEYILRETPYQLYHFHADGVDGVFTCRSSLVVHGKERGITGTGNGPIAAFADALIKDAGATSFEVSTYREQSLSSGTQAAALAFIQIKTAQGKLVWGAGVDTNIELASIKAVLSAVNRAM
- a CDS encoding PQQ-dependent sugar dehydrogenase yields the protein MKPTHTLLTSITALALPFASMAQTIQPGGKLPGKTEIALVKVAGDLVDPVAVAGAPDGSGRLFVAERPGVIQIVKDGKVNRKPFLDIKDKTISSFLELGLFSIAFHPKFNENGRIFFCYSDLWFNGASMIAEVKAKKDKPDQADMDSIKVLMQLDFPYCNHHGGQIAFGPDGYLYIGVGDGGWEGDVISAGQDLHTHMGKMLRIDVDNTTPDRNYSVPKDNPFITLPQQMTLFGVTELAFSKIHPKAKPEIWAYGLRNPWTFSFDAKTGDLWIADIGQNHWEEINMQPAGSKGGENYGWKFMCGSHTFPLETEKDNPRVGVLPVAEYSHVDQGICVINIGVSRSKAHPSLEGTYFCADWGSGKVWGIAKEGDKYQMQEFLDLDTPLRPTGSGFDSEGNLYLTHATANYGGPVDPYTSERGALWKLVPADKVPAGAETAPLQKK
- a CDS encoding RNA 3'-terminal phosphate cyclase; this translates as MLSISGESGGGQLLRSSLSLALVTGRAFRMTNIRGKRPKPGLMRQHLTCVKAAAEVCGAEVEGADLGSTELFFQPGKVAAGDYSFAIGSGGSTTLVLQTLLPALLHAEASSTLRIEGGTHNPMAPPFEFIEQCFLPVLWSMGVDAKVTLERPGFMQAGGGVLTAEIGPIKKWKKLKLTERGEPVETFGRVLHAHLPGEIAKREIVTASKILEWPENHIDLRYANDSPGPGNAILLGARFANVCEISTGIAQLGKSAEAVATGAAKGQRSYLASPAPVGVHLADQLLLPMALSGGGVFHTLAITDHTRTNMALIEQFLPVKFSVEDARAGEKAVRVSS
- a CDS encoding type II toxin-antitoxin system RelE/ParE family toxin — protein: MKIQILDLAKDDLIAGFRFYEKQEPGLGDYFLRQLYTDIDGLHLTAGIHLRPYRQYHRALSKRFPFAIFYTVENEAVMIRAIVDCRRRPSWIRRHLRGA
- a CDS encoding addiction module protein; protein product: MISLQALHQMSLKEKLFVMETLWDDIAASEAELEVPAWQQNLLDERESAIAAGTVRFIDWEDAKREIREAVR
- a CDS encoding RtcB family protein, producing the protein MNSPFHITGEAEAILPARNNAGKPITVIGTEAIRAGFDPSCIEQALNSRSAPGVTDLVLNPDAHSGYGAPVGCVMVSPTHIYPGPVGVDIKCSMSLLQMDIPADEIIDKTIRRRLIDAIIERTPTGAGRGQREAKKSRRVSADLGVQVCTEGASRSVCEALGIPPEWAQRCEDSAHLGHDGNVSTLHERLDKMRAFNGFPGFENKMTQLGSYGGGNHFGECEVVQLADDAEMRRTAEVFGLRDNHVAFLSHCGSRGFGNILAQRQFKALEGFFRTWGLAFPAEDKQLVYAPLGTPEADAYLDDMALGANFATVNHMLINALVLEAFQEVLPGTKGQLVYFISHNIARQEVVNDQLAWVHRKGATRAFPGGHHALKDTPFAATGHPILLPGNPRDGSVVMVAKPDAVKSCFSVNHGAGRCMGRKAAARNLNQNEVNADFETHDILYNARQYPIDEAPNAYKDLKEVLHSVESAGLAQQVCKLKARFVIKDAAEADD